A region of Streptomyces sp. NBC_00654 DNA encodes the following proteins:
- a CDS encoding ABC transporter substrate-binding protein yields MSTYGAGQSPGAVPVPRASTMRPPVQRSLPGQSGQSGQSPAPLCLPGPGGAAAASVPEQGLLPPVVAVPGADGPATGRVPAGFGGLRLPELRTLRRDAQRDEADLSYVRRLVQGRIDILRAELARRRDPEAPVVDRLSEILADAPSQHRTSARHVTLTTPRSDEYRRLAAETLAEVELSDLDARTDEELHSAMGRLVRYEQQVSRRRHQLQRTADDCSAEIARRYRDGEAQVDDLLA; encoded by the coding sequence ATGAGTACATATGGAGCCGGACAATCTCCCGGGGCCGTACCGGTGCCACGTGCCAGCACCATGCGGCCACCCGTGCAACGGAGCCTGCCGGGGCAGTCAGGACAGTCAGGACAGAGCCCCGCGCCACTGTGCCTGCCCGGTCCGGGCGGCGCGGCCGCCGCGTCCGTACCCGAACAGGGCCTGCTGCCGCCGGTCGTGGCCGTTCCCGGGGCGGACGGGCCGGCCACCGGGCGGGTGCCGGCCGGTTTCGGCGGGCTGCGGCTGCCGGAGCTGCGGACCCTGCGCCGTGACGCGCAGCGCGACGAGGCCGACCTCAGCTACGTACGCCGCCTGGTACAGGGCCGGATCGACATCCTGCGGGCCGAGCTGGCCCGCCGCCGGGACCCGGAGGCGCCGGTGGTGGACCGGCTCTCGGAGATCCTGGCCGACGCTCCCTCGCAGCACCGCACCTCCGCCCGGCACGTCACGCTGACCACGCCGCGCAGCGACGAGTACCGGCGGCTGGCCGCGGAGACGCTCGCCGAGGTCGAGCTGTCCGATCTGGACGCGCGGACCGACGAGGAACTGCACTCGGCGATGGGACGGCTGGTCCGCTATGAGCAGCAGGTTTCCCGTCGTCGTCACCAGCTCCAGCGCACCGCTGACGATTGCAGCGCGGAGATCGCCCGCAGGTACCGTGACGGGGAAGCACAAGTAGACGACCTGCTCGCCTGA
- the dtd gene encoding D-aminoacyl-tRNA deacylase, with translation MRAVVQRVDGASVSVAGAADGSPETGIVGEIVGEGLCVLVGVTHGDTPEKAAQLARKLWSVRILEGEKSCSDVNAPLLVISQFTLYGDARKGRRPTWNAAAPGEIAEPLVDEVVAQLRALGAQVETGRFGADMRVSLTNHGPFTVLIEV, from the coding sequence ATGCGTGCAGTGGTACAGAGAGTGGACGGCGCGAGCGTCTCCGTGGCAGGCGCCGCGGACGGCTCGCCGGAGACCGGAATCGTCGGCGAGATCGTCGGCGAAGGACTGTGTGTGCTGGTCGGGGTCACCCACGGGGACACACCCGAGAAGGCGGCGCAGCTCGCCCGCAAGCTCTGGTCGGTGCGCATCCTGGAGGGCGAGAAGTCCTGTTCGGATGTGAATGCCCCCCTCCTGGTGATTTCGCAGTTCACTCTCTACGGGGACGCCCGGAAGGGCCGCCGGCCCACCTGGAACGCCGCCGCGCCCGGCGAGATCGCCGAGCCGCTGGTCGATGAGGTCGTGGCGCAGCTGCGGGCGCTCGGAGCACAGGTGGAGACGGGCCGGTTCGGCGCGGACATGCGCGTCTCGCTCACGAACCACGGGCCGTTCACGGTACTGATCGAGGTGTGA